Sequence from the Candidatus Izemoplasma sp. genome:
TGTTAATCGTCGCATCATTTACAACTGTTTTATCTTGTAATAGTTGATAATGGACAAACAACTTATCTTTCTTTTTTTCAAGCGTTAATGTTTTAATATCAAATAGAAGTTTTTTACCTAAGGTTTGGTAGGACCCTTGCGTAATAATATTTTCTTGAAACTCATATTTCATATCAACACTGCCTTGACGAATATATTTCATTTTATTTTTTTCTAAAATAATAAAATGTTTAATTTGCTCATCATCTTGAAAGGAAAGTCGGTTATTTGTTAAATCACCAGTTGCATTAATAATGATTTCATCATCGCCTGATGTCACTGTGCATTTCACATCGAGTTCTTTCATTATATCACCAAACGTTATTATATCATATTTATGCTTTCAAATAAATCAATGCGTCACTATTATATAGTAAGATATCATTTCATGCAAGTAAAATTGTTTACAATATCATATTATCTTTGAGAGGGAGACGGATAATAAAGGTTGATCCTTTATCAATTTCAGACTCTACTGTA
This genomic interval carries:
- a CDS encoding DUF1934 family protein, which encodes MKELDVKCTVTSGDDEIIINATGDLTNNRLSFQDDEQIKHFIILEKNKMKYIRQGSVDMKYEFQENIITQGSYQTLGKKLLFDIKTLTLEKKKDKLFVHYQLLQDKTVVNDATINIEYREI